One Pichia kudriavzevii chromosome 3, complete sequence genomic window carries:
- a CDS encoding uncharacterized protein (PKUD0C07440), which translates to MPDIHMYTQHPHTEAIQHTTSADMAHLRSATVSVVGSQNFIHHSQQQQQQLQQQQLQQFQQQAQQAQQPIIPTRSQQMNYSSLYPIVPTNSSSVLYHHPKQNLTASAIQDHSNSPQPQNFIHQLAKQNPNQVYSKIHSPISNLSNSNQQNLQPHQQSLPPPSQYQQRIYQPKNITPPSAKSSYSYVSPYTSQPIGSQPVISQSLVSEEIPSPKVLPQHVQPQQATSVLPLKVEDSWYVQTKLTQPYLSTLSEYPYSNSNMNINANANPNSSVNAAVSYPPLPHQLSHHSSSSDLQIPVKRGEQYTNIYDNNIINVNNPSINTTGYMTNGSSINTSSSNSNNNNINYTAGLSYQLGYDNTISQTQQPLHSRSSSNSNMNLVTNTNYNINQRSPYNNPPLAYYNLPQYTLNGYNNSSFKDAIGNGTGLRKRGYDEIQNFEVKKSSIAGVIYNSNAVFKRLKPNTNEEKSESLFKEETNRSQGRPFSSNLQCRFWLHDNLKSLLNHVDKKNNNEFIVYDMKNEIKLDNSNCTGLYSRLEDSPIYQILLKNLQGSLNNDSILRTDMINDKLNSDVSMEALDKFMNCRHNDVMKVEGYREQFTPTQKNISYQSKNDKNKACGKRTINFHNLINEAFKNDEDYVFVKTIRDNNGHILKLETIKPPVDKDGRYCYTPEWVKRRICYPRYKGGMNLHLLSSRYNFVLYNDIKMLLWDIKEELLTRSEKELNEMLEKGCLIDDRLKKSLFGDRTVYT; encoded by the coding sequence ATGCCCGACATACACATGTATACCCAACACCCTCATACAGAGGCTATCCAACACACTACTTCTGCAGATATGGCACATCTGCGTTCAGCAACGGTCTCAGTGGTAGGAAGCCAAAACTTTATTCACCACtctcaacaacagcaacaacaactacagcaacaacaactacaGCAATTCCAACAACAGGCCCAACAGGCTCAACAACCAATCATCCCAACAAGATCGCAGCAGATGAACTATTCTTCTCTTTACCCTATCGTTCCAACCAATTCCTCATCTGTTCTTTACCATCACCCCAAACAAAACCTTACTGCCTCGGCAATACAAGACCATTCAAACTCCCCGCAACCCCAAAATTTTATCCACCAGTTGGCGAAACAAAATCCTAATCAAGTTTACTCGAAGATCCACTCTCCAATCAGTAACctctcaaattcaaaccaACAAAACCTTCAACCTCATCAGCAATCTTTACCGCCCCCATCGCAGTATCAACAGCGTATATATCAACCAAAGAATATAACTCCACCTTCGGCCAAATCAAGCTATAGTTATGTCTCTCCTTACACATCACAACCTATTGGATCACAACCTGTCATTTCACAATCCCTTGTATCTGAAGAAATACCTTCCCCAAAGGTATTGCCTCAGCACGTGCAACCCCAGCAGGCAACTTCAGTTTTACCATTAAAAGTTGAGGATAGTTGGTATGTGCAAACAAAGTTAACCCAACCTTATTTATCGACTTTAAGTGAATATCCATATAGTAACTCCAATATGAATATCAATGCCAATGCAAACCCAAATTCAAGTGTCAATGCAGCCGTCAGTTATCCACCATTGCCACATCAACTATCCCACCATTCCTCCTCTAGTGATTTGCAAATACCAGTCAAGAGGGGCGAGCAATACACCAACATATATGATaacaatattatcaatgtTAACAATCCCAGCATTAACACTACCGGCTATATGACCAACGGCAGTAGTATCAATACTAGCAGTAGcaatagcaataacaacaacataaACTACACAGCTGGTTTAAGTTATCAATTGGGTTATGATAATACAATCTCACAAACCCAACAGCCTTTGCATAGTAGGAGCAGTAGTAATTCCAATATGAATTTGGTCACCAATACCAACTATAACATCAACCAACGTTCACCATACAACAATCCTCCTTTGGCTTATTATAATCTTCCCCAATACACGTTAAATGGCTATAACAATAGCAGCTTTAAGGATGCGATTGGCAATGGAACTGGTCTCAGAAAACGGGGGTATGATGAAATACAAAATTTTGAGGTAAAGAAATCATCGATTGCTGGCGTGATATACAATTCCAATGCTGTTTTTAAAAGGCTAAAGCCAAATACAAATGAGGAGAAAAGTGAAAGTCTATTTAAGGAGGAAACAAATAGAAGTCAGGGTAGACCATTCAGTAGTAATTTACAGTGCAGGTTCTGGCTACATGATAACCTGAAGAGTCTACTGAATCATGTggacaagaagaacaacaatGAATTTATTGTCTATGATATGAAGAACGAAATCAAACTAGATAATAGTAACTGTACCGGTTTGTATTCTAGGCTTGAAGATTCACCAATATATCAGATATTGCTGAAAAACCTACAAGGTAGTTTGAACAATGACTCTATCTTAAGAACTGATATGATCAATGACAAGCTGAATTCTGACGTATCAATGGAGGCATTAGATAAGTTTATGAATTGTAGACACAACGATGTCATGAAGGTCGAAGGATATAGGGAACAATTTACACCAACGCAGAAAAACATTTCATATCAATCCAAAAACGACAAGAACAAGGCCTGTGGCAAGAGAACAATCAACTTCCACAATCTCATCAACGAGGCCTTCAAGAACGATGAAGATTATGTGTTTGTCAAGACAATCCGGGATAACAATGGCCACATCCTCAAACTTGAGACAATCAAGCCACCAGTTGATAAAGATGGTCGGTACTGTTATACTCCGGAATGGGTCAAGCGCAGAATCTGTTATCCAAGGTATAAGGGCGGCATGAATCTGCACCTGTTGAGTTCGAGGTACAACTTTGTATTATACAACGATATAAAGATGTTGTTGTGGGACATCAAGGAGGAGCTCTTGACACGAAGTGAGAAAGAGCTCAATGAGATGTTGGAGAAGGGGTGTTTGATTGACGACCGGCTCAAGAAGAGTCTCTTTGGAGACAGGACCGTGTACACTTAG
- a CDS encoding uncharacterized protein (PKUD0C07450; similar to Saccharomyces cerevisiae YEL013W (VAC8); ancestral locus Anc_1.441), whose product MGCSCSCLRGHEDSGLYRQLLADNEREAIASLLEYLENRTDVDFFSEGPLRALSTLVYSDNIDLQRSAALAFAEITEKEIRPVNRDVLEPILILLQSTDQEVQRAACAALGNLAVNDENKVLIVEMGGLTPLIRQMMCPNIEVQCNAVGCITNLATQDQNKTKIAKSGALIPLTKLANSPDLRVQRNATGALLNMTHSYENRKELVDAGSVPVLVQLLTNPDPDIQYYCTTALSNIAVDEENRKMLATTEPKLVSQLVQLMDSSSTRVQCQATLALRNLASDGLYQLEIVRAGGLPNLVQLLQSPHEPLVLAAVACIRNISIHPMNEVLIVETGFLKPLVELVDYPNNTEIQCHAVSSLRNLAASSERNRLALLEAGAIEKCKNLVLNAHESVQSEISACFAILALADELKEKLLEMNIIDVLIPLTKSPNSEVCGNSAAALANLCSRIQSYKIILQHYDEISEFISNFLKSRNPTFEHIALWTILQLLESNNKEIKDKIKKEISKGKIDLSNLTGENNDNHEISNLTIQILDLIK is encoded by the coding sequence ATGGGTTGTTCTTGCAGTTGTCTTCGAGGTCATGAGGATTCCGGCCTATACCGTCAATTGTTAGCAGACAACGAGAGAGAAGCAATTGCATCATTGTTGGAATATTTAGAAAACAGAACcgatgttgattttttttcagaagGTCCATTGAGGGCATTGAGCACACTGGTTTATTCTGACAACATCGATCTACAAAGAAGCGCTGCTTTGGCATTTGCAGAAATCactgaaaaggaaatcagACCGGTCAATAGGGATGTCTTAGAACCAATTCTTATTCTACTGCAAAGCACTGATCAAGAAGTCCAAAGGGCCGCTTGTGCTGCATTGGGAAATTTGGCCgtcaatgatgaaaacaaggTACTGATTGTTGAAATGGGTGGTTTGACCCCTTTGATTAGACAAATGATGTGTCCGAATATCGAAGTTCAATGTAATGCCGTTGGTTGTATAACCAACTTGGCAACCCAAGatcaaaataaaaccaAGATTGCCAAATCGGGTGCCTTGATCCCTTTGACTAAATTGGCGAATTCTCCCGATTTGAGGGTCCAAAGAAACGCAACTGGCGCTTTGTTGAACATGACACACTCCTACGAAAATAGAAAAGAGTTGGTTGATGCTGGTTCAGTACCCGTTTTAGTTCAGTTATTAACTAACCCGGATCCTGATATTCAATATTATTGTACAACAGCCTTATCCAACATTGCTGTTGATGAGGAAAATAGGAAAATGTTAGCTACAACCGAACCAAAATTAGTTAGTCAGTTAGTTCAGTTGATGGATTCTTCAAGTACAAGGGTTCAATGCCAAGCTACATTGGCTTTGAGAAACCTAGCCAGTGACGGCCTTTACCAGCTAGAGATTGTTAGGGCTGGAGGCCTACCTAATTTGGTGCAACTCTTACAGTCACCTCATGAACCTCTTGTCCTAGCAGCTGTCGCTTGTATTAGAAACATTTCAATCCATCCAATGAATGAAGTCTTGATTGTCGAAACCGGTTTTCTAAAACCACTGGTTGAATTGGTTGATTATCCAAATAACACAGAGATCCAATGTCATGCAGTTTCGAGTTTAAGAAATTTGGCTGCCAGCTCAGAAAGAAATAGGTTGGCCTTGCTGGAAGCTGgtgcaattgaaaagtgTAAAAATCTGGTTTTGAATGCCCATGAAAGTGTTCAAAGTGAAATTTCCGCTTGCTTTGCCATCCTAGCTTTGGCTGATGAattaaaggagaaattgttggaaatGAATATAATTGATGTTTTGATTCCGTTGACCAAATCTCCAAATTCGGAAGTTTGTGGTAATTCTGCTGCTGCCTTGGCAAATTTATGTTCGAGGATTCAATCTTACAAGATTATCTTACAACATTATGATGAAATATCCGAGTTCATATCgaatttcttgaagagTCGGAATCCAACATTTGAGCATATTGCACTATGGACAATATTACAGTTGTTGGAGTCCAACAAtaaggaaatcaaagataaaATTAAGAAGGAAATAAGTAAgggaaaaattgatttgagtAACTTGACAGGCGAAAATAATGACAATCATGAAATATCTAATTTGACTattcaaattcttgatttgattAAATGA
- a CDS encoding uncharacterized protein (PKUD0C07460) translates to MTTIHTCKQQHKQEDIKQSRTSTIKPTEVEYFGDKLRLTTFTNESDIKPIPLNWGAADPLVRGPVITSKYKDGMSKHNSIGAHAGPYSIYHALSIASKQLDTNHEPDYTNAHPSYNFKQQPQWSEHGKIVTMDPFGHLAPWIFKDLSNAENIQVKPTMSITKAVLSIPEIKEEVQKGNLIPDGKIVLNELGEMACTKIAIDPVWYLPGVAERLNISESELRKALFEDTNGMYPELISRPDIKTFCPPIGGTTAYIFGDPENLPNPEKRLAFRVHDECSGSDVFLSDICSCRCYLIFGLVEAAKEAQNGGNGLVCYFRKEGRCLGEVTKYLVYNARKRGGDTADEYFHRTECIAGVKDARFQELMPDILHWLGITKIDRMLSMSNMKHDAIVDSGIKIAERVEIPDHLLPADSRVEIDAKIAAGYFTNGHVYTTEELKKVEGRKWDSL, encoded by the coding sequence ATGACTACCATCCACACTTGCAAGCAACAACACAAACAAGAAGACATTAAGCAATCTCGCACTTCAACCATCAAGCCTACAGAGGTTGAATATTTTGGAGATAAGCTGAGACTTACCACATTCACCAATGAATCTGATATAAAACCAATTCCACTGAATTGGGGAGCTGCAGACCCTTTGGTGAGAGGCCCAGTAATTACCTCTAAATACAAAGATGGCATGTCGAAACACAATTCCATTGGTGCACATGCTGGTCCTTACTCTATTTACCATGCCCTAAGTATTGCATCTAAGCAGTTGGACACTAACCATGAACCAGACTACACAAATGCACATCCTTCTTACAACTTTAAGCAACAGCCACAATGGTCTGAACATGGTAAGATTGTTACAATGGATCCATTTGGGCATTTAGCTCCTTGGATCTTCAAAGATTTAAGTAATGCAGAGAACATCCAAGTAAAGCCAACCATGTCTATCACCAAAGCGGTGTTGTCAATCCCCGAGATAAAGGAAGAAGTCCAAAAAGGTAACTTAATCCCAGACGGTAAGAttgttttgaatgaatTGGGTGAAATGGCATGCACTAAAATTGCAATTGATCCGGTCTGGTATTTGCCGGGTGTTGCGGAAAGgttgaatatttcagaATCTGAATTAAGAAAAGccttatttgaagataccAATGGCATGTATCCCGAGTTGATTTCGAGACCTGATATTAAGACGTTCTGTCCTCCAATTGGTGGCACAACTGCATACATTTTTGGTGATCCGGAGAACTTACCAAATCCAGAAAAACGGCTTGCATTCAGAGTCCATGATGAATGTTCAGGTTCAGATGTTTTCTTATCAGATATTTGTTCTTGTAGGTGTTATTTAATTTTTGGGTTGGTTGAAGCTGCGAAGGAGGCGCAGAATGGTGGCAATGGCTTGGTATGCTATTTCCGTAAAGAAGGTAGATGTTTAGGCGAAGTTACCAAATATCTTGTGTACAATGCTAGAAAGAGAGGCGGTGATACTGCGGATGAATATTTCCATCGTACTGAATGTATTGCAGGTGTTAAAGATGCAAGATTCCAAGAGCTAATGCCTGATATTCTACATTGGTTAGGCATCACAAAAATTGATAGAATGTTATCAATGAGTAACATGAAACATGACGCTATTGTTGACTCTGGCATTAAAATTGCGGAACGTGTTGAAATTCCGGACCACCTATTACCAGCAGATTCAAgagttgaaattgatgcaAAAATAGCTGCTGGTTACTTTACCAATGGTCACGTTTATACTACtgaagagttgaagaaagtCGAAGGTAGAAAATGGGACAGCTTGTAA
- a CDS encoding uncharacterized protein (PKUD0C07430; similar to Saccharomyces cerevisiae YDR482C (CWC21); ancestral locus Anc_8.503) has product MSYNGIGLSSAKGSATSGHIQRNLGNLKSKDNEESKGKHYLERQIRKRKQEKIEKQRKMTSLEIDREILDHSIKREIEVKVMEYRDKVEDENPDWEDDKIDDVVKMYRIKLMDLEKVKQRKRSMRSYNAPINPFRAMAIDDFSSSNRCNSSEDKQCNDDKAKSGVEDNIGSGSNNE; this is encoded by the coding sequence ATGTCATATAATGGGATTGGGTTGAGTTCTGCTAAGGGGTCTGCCACGTCCGGACATATCCAGCGGAACCTAGGGAATTTAAAATCCAAGGATAATGAGGAAAGTAAGGGTAAACATTATTTGGAGAGACAGATCAGGAAACGGAAACAGgagaaaattgagaaacaaCGCAAGATGACAAGTTTAGAAATTGATAGGGAGATCCTAGACCATTCTATTAAACGGGAAATTGAGGTGAAAGTTATGGAGTATCGAGATAAGGTGGAAGATGAGAATCCCGATTGGGAAGATGACAAGATCGACGACGTTGTGAAGATGTATCgaataaaattgatggaTTTGGAGAAAGTTAAACAGAGGAAACGGTCCATGAGATCGTACAATGCACCAATCAACCCATTCAGAGCGATGGCTATTGATGACTTTAGCAGCAGCAACCGCTGCAATAGCAGTGAAGACAAACAATGCAATGATGACAAGGCTAAAAGCGGAGTAGAAGATAATATTGGGAGTGGTAGCAATAATGAATAA